Proteins encoded together in one Janthinobacterium tructae window:
- a CDS encoding barstar family protein has protein sequence MATAILNGKDITDEASFHAQCVPAFGFPAFYGNSMDAWVDCLSYLRDDENMTQFRLKPNEVLDIVVQDAEAMKAQVPDLLEEITFCIAGINERYEDYGEKPALKLVLK, from the coding sequence ATGGCCACTGCCATCCTGAATGGAAAAGACATCACCGACGAAGCGAGCTTCCACGCGCAATGCGTGCCAGCCTTCGGTTTCCCCGCGTTCTACGGCAACAGCATGGATGCCTGGGTCGATTGCCTCAGCTATCTGCGCGACGACGAAAACATGACGCAGTTCCGTTTGAAACCGAACGAAGTGCTCGACATCGTCGTGCAGGATGCGGAAGCGATGAAGGCGCAAGTACCGGACTTGCTGGAAGAAATCACGTTCTGTATCGCCGGCATCAATGAGCGCTATGAAGATTACGGCGAAAAACCGGCGTTGAAACTGGTACTCAAGTGA
- the dapB gene encoding 4-hydroxy-tetrahydrodipicolinate reductase, which produces MTELKIAIAGASGRMGHILIEAVSNAPDAVLAGALDRAGSPSVGQDAAAFLGKPAGVLIESDLATGLAGADYLIDFTRPEGTLQHLAYCAEHGIKMIIGTTGFDDAGKAAIAAAAEKTAIMFAPNMSVGVNVTMKLLELAAKSLSEGYDIEIIEAHHRHKVDAPSGTALQMGEVVAGALGRDLKECAVYGREGVTGERDPSTIGFATIRGGDIVGDHTVLFAGIGERIEISHKSSSRVTYAHGALRAARFLADKPTGLFDMQDVLSLKN; this is translated from the coding sequence ATGACTGAACTGAAAATCGCCATCGCTGGCGCCAGTGGCCGCATGGGCCATATCCTGATCGAAGCCGTCAGCAACGCCCCCGACGCCGTGCTGGCCGGTGCGCTCGACCGCGCTGGTTCACCGTCCGTCGGCCAGGACGCCGCCGCTTTCCTGGGCAAGCCGGCCGGCGTGCTGATCGAGTCCGATCTGGCCACCGGCCTGGCCGGCGCCGATTACCTGATCGATTTCACGCGTCCCGAAGGCACCTTGCAGCACCTGGCGTATTGCGCCGAGCATGGCATCAAGATGATCATCGGCACCACCGGTTTCGATGACGCGGGCAAGGCGGCCATTGCCGCCGCCGCCGAAAAGACGGCCATCATGTTCGCGCCGAACATGAGCGTGGGCGTGAATGTCACCATGAAGTTGCTGGAACTGGCGGCGAAAAGCCTGTCTGAAGGCTACGACATTGAAATCATCGAAGCGCATCACCGCCACAAGGTCGACGCGCCATCGGGCACCGCCCTGCAAATGGGTGAAGTGGTGGCCGGCGCCCTGGGCCGCGACTTGAAGGAATGCGCCGTGTACGGCCGCGAAGGCGTGACGGGCGAACGCGATCCGTCGACCATCGGCTTTGCCACCATCCGCGGCGGCGATATCGTCGGCGACCATACGGTGCTGTTTGCCGGCATCGGCGAGCGCATCGAGATCAGCCATAAGTCGAGCAGCCGCGTCACCTACGCCCACGGCGCCCTGCGCGCCGCGCGTTTCCTGGCCGACAAGCCGACCGGCCTGTTCGACATGCAGGATGTGCTGTCGCTGAAGAACTGA
- a CDS encoding outer membrane protein assembly factor BamE, whose protein sequence is MVCVALAMSGCASRGILGEKPAASQKEGKEVVPEQGAQTTTITPLQKFMWFFSPYRPDIQQGNFVSEEMLAQLKVGMTRDQVRFVLGTSLLTDIFHADRWDYPFRLARGSGETTSSRVVVYFGKDGKVERFEGGNLPTEKEYIDRIAGPSPFAKVAKADVPAAAVPSPVAPSAVPVPADAAPAIPVSKPDVAPATAPAAEPAPAAEPTK, encoded by the coding sequence ATGGTCTGTGTCGCGCTGGCCATGTCCGGCTGCGCCAGCCGTGGCATCCTTGGCGAAAAGCCAGCAGCCAGCCAAAAAGAAGGCAAGGAAGTGGTTCCTGAACAGGGCGCACAAACGACCACCATTACGCCGTTGCAAAAATTCATGTGGTTTTTCTCGCCGTATCGTCCTGACATTCAACAAGGCAACTTTGTCTCCGAAGAGATGCTGGCTCAGTTGAAAGTGGGCATGACGCGCGACCAGGTGCGTTTCGTCCTCGGCACCTCGTTGCTGACCGACATTTTCCATGCCGACCGCTGGGATTATCCATTCCGCCTGGCCCGGGGCAGTGGCGAAACCACCAGCAGCCGCGTGGTTGTGTACTTCGGCAAGGATGGCAAGGTTGAACGTTTCGAAGGCGGCAACTTGCCGACCGAGAAAGAATACATCGACCGCATCGCCGGTCCGTCGCCGTTCGCCAAGGTCGCCAAGGCCGATGTGCCTGCCGCCGCCGTGCCGTCGCCCGTGGCGCCGAGCGCCGTGCCCGTGCCGGCCGATGCCGCTCCTGCCATTCCTGTGAGCAAGCCTGACGTTGCACCTGCAACGGCGCCTGCCGCCGAGCCTGCACCTGCTGCCGAACCCACCAAATAA
- the fur gene encoding ferric iron uptake transcriptional regulator — MSNNPSDLKASGLKATLPRLKILDIFQSSPVRHLTAEDVYKILLADNMDVGLATVYRVLTQFEQAGLLNRNHFETGKAIFELNEGSHHDHLVCLDCGRVEEFFDEEIEIRQQKVAEERGFKIAEHALAIYGNCIKTACPHKTA; from the coding sequence ATGAGTAACAATCCTAGTGATCTCAAGGCAAGCGGCCTGAAAGCCACCTTGCCACGCCTGAAGATACTCGATATCTTCCAGAGTAGCCCGGTACGCCACCTGACAGCAGAAGACGTCTATAAAATTCTGCTGGCCGACAATATGGATGTCGGTTTGGCAACTGTCTACCGTGTCCTGACGCAGTTTGAACAGGCAGGCTTGCTGAACCGCAACCATTTTGAAACCGGCAAGGCAATTTTCGAACTCAACGAAGGTTCCCACCACGACCATCTGGTGTGCCTCGACTGTGGCCGGGTCGAAGAATTCTTCGACGAAGAGATCGAAATCCGCCAGCAAAAAGTGGCTGAAGAGCGCGGCTTCAAGATCGCCGAACACGCCTTGGCCATCTACGGCAACTGCATCAAGACGGCTTGCCCGCATAAAACCGCCTGA
- the hrcA gene encoding heat-inducible transcriptional repressor HrcA gives MQLDTRAQTLLKALVERYIADGLPVGSRALSKISGLDLSPATIRNIMADLEELGYVSSPHTSAGRIPTPRGYRIFVDTLLTVRHLDEHLVESRMRLQTPQPQKTIANAAQMLSSLSQFAGVVLSPRRESVFQQIEFLRLSEKRILLVIVAPGGDVQNRLLLTEADYTPAQLVQSANYINQNYGGLSFDAVRVRLQGELRQLRDDMGSLMQAAVEAGSEAMADHSDDMVISGERNLLSVSDLSSNMHSLRQMFDMFEQKTGLMQLLDVSSKATGVQIFIGGESNLVPMDEMSVVTAPYEVNGKIVGTLGVIGPTRMAYERVIPIVDITAKLLSSALSHH, from the coding sequence ATGCAACTCGATACACGTGCCCAAACACTGCTGAAAGCCCTGGTCGAGCGATATATCGCCGACGGCCTGCCGGTCGGTTCGCGCGCCTTGTCGAAAATTTCCGGCCTGGACCTGTCACCGGCCACGATCCGCAACATCATGGCCGATCTGGAAGAGCTCGGTTATGTGTCCAGTCCGCACACCTCGGCCGGACGCATCCCCACGCCGCGCGGCTACCGCATTTTTGTCGACACCTTGCTGACCGTCCGGCATCTGGACGAGCACCTGGTGGAGTCGCGCATGCGCCTGCAGACGCCGCAGCCGCAAAAAACCATCGCCAACGCGGCGCAGATGCTGTCGTCGCTGTCGCAGTTTGCCGGCGTCGTGCTCAGTCCGCGCCGCGAATCCGTATTCCAGCAAATCGAATTCCTGCGCCTGTCCGAAAAGCGCATCCTGCTCGTCATCGTCGCCCCGGGCGGCGACGTGCAGAACCGTTTATTGCTGACGGAGGCCGACTATACGCCAGCGCAACTGGTGCAATCGGCCAACTATATCAATCAGAATTATGGCGGCCTGTCATTCGACGCCGTGCGCGTGCGCCTGCAGGGCGAACTGCGCCAGCTGCGCGATGACATGGGCAGCCTGATGCAGGCGGCCGTGGAAGCGGGCAGCGAAGCGATGGCCGACCATAGCGACGACATGGTGATTTCCGGCGAACGCAACTTGCTCAGCGTGAGCGATCTGTCATCGAATATGCATTCGCTGCGTCAGATGTTCGACATGTTCGAGCAAAAAACGGGCTTGATGCAGTTGCTCGACGTGTCGAGCAAGGCGACGGGCGTGCAGATTTTCATCGGCGGCGAATCGAACCTGGTGCCGATGGATGAGATGAGCGTGGTGACGGCGCCGTATGAAGTCAACGGCAAGATCGTGGGAACGTTGGGGGTGATCGGACCGACGCGCATGGCCTACGAGCGCGTCATTCCGATCGTCGATATCACGGCTAAATTACTGTCGAGCGCACTCAGCCATCATTAA
- a CDS encoding HAD family hydrolase, with amino-acid sequence MSLSPVKPAVPPKAILFDLDDTLWPIAPVIAAAETLLHDWLATHAPRVAQQFSIEVLRQHRLAMLNAQPHFHGNLIELRRAGLLSAFEAAGEDPALVDGAIVHFLAARNRVQPYDDVLPGLAWMRQRMLLGSISNGNADLEIIGLAQHFKVSIAASEFGVAKPDASIFLAACAALDVAPHEAVYVGDDLYFDVTGAQGAGMRAVWMNRKGSDAHLAAGVQPDAICGNFDELLLWLQGQLED; translated from the coding sequence ATGTCCCTTTCCCCTGTCAAACCCGCCGTGCCGCCCAAGGCCATCCTGTTCGATCTCGACGATACCTTGTGGCCCATCGCGCCCGTGATTGCCGCTGCCGAAACCCTGCTGCACGACTGGCTGGCCACGCATGCGCCCAGGGTGGCGCAGCAGTTTTCCATCGAGGTGCTGCGCCAGCACCGCCTGGCCATGCTCAATGCGCAACCGCATTTCCATGGCAATTTGATCGAGTTGCGCCGCGCCGGCCTGCTGTCGGCCTTCGAAGCTGCCGGCGAGGATCCCGCCCTGGTCGACGGGGCCATCGTGCACTTCCTGGCCGCGCGCAACCGCGTCCAGCCGTATGACGACGTCTTGCCTGGCCTGGCCTGGATGCGCCAGCGCATGCTGCTCGGCTCCATCTCGAATGGCAATGCAGACCTTGAAATTATCGGTTTGGCGCAGCATTTCAAGGTGTCCATCGCCGCCAGCGAGTTTGGCGTGGCCAAGCCCGACGCCAGCATCTTCCTGGCCGCCTGCGCGGCGCTGGACGTGGCGCCGCATGAAGCCGTGTATGTGGGCGACGACCTGTATTTCGACGTGACGGGAGCGCAGGGGGCGGGCATGCGTGCCGTCTGGATGAACCGCAAGGGCAGCGATGCCCATCTGGCCGCCGGGGTGCAGCCCGACGCCATCTGCGGCAACTTTGACGAGTTGCTGCTGTGGCTGCAGGGGCAACTGGAAGATTGA